One Mycolicibacterium goodii genomic region harbors:
- a CDS encoding LLM class F420-dependent oxidoreductase, giving the protein MKLGLQLGYWAAQPPANHAELVAAAEDAGFDTVFTAEAWGSDAFTPLAWWGRETTRLRLGTSVVQLSARTPTACAMASLTLDHLSGGRHILGLGVSGPQVVEGWYGQRFPKPLARTREYIDIIRQVWAREAPVTSDGPHYPLPLTGEGTTGLGKALKPITHPLRADIPIMLGAEGPKNVALAAEICDGWLPIFYTPRMADTYNAWLDEGFSRPGARRTRETFEICATANIVITDDRPAAFAAMKPYLALYMGGMGAEDTNFHADVYRRMGYGDVVDEVTHLFRSGRKDQAAEVIPDEVVDDAAIVGDVAHVREQIKVWEAAGVTTMVVSGRSPEHIRELAALV; this is encoded by the coding sequence ATGAAGTTGGGTTTGCAACTCGGATATTGGGCCGCGCAGCCGCCCGCCAACCATGCGGAGTTGGTGGCCGCGGCCGAGGACGCGGGGTTCGACACGGTGTTCACCGCCGAGGCGTGGGGCTCCGACGCGTTCACACCTCTGGCGTGGTGGGGGCGCGAGACCACGCGTCTGCGCCTCGGCACCTCGGTGGTGCAATTGTCGGCGCGCACCCCAACAGCCTGCGCGATGGCATCGCTGACCCTCGATCATCTCTCTGGTGGCAGGCACATCCTGGGTCTGGGCGTGTCCGGGCCGCAGGTCGTGGAGGGCTGGTACGGGCAGAGATTCCCGAAGCCGCTCGCGCGCACCCGCGAGTACATCGACATCATCCGGCAGGTGTGGGCCCGCGAGGCCCCGGTGACCAGCGACGGACCCCACTATCCGCTGCCGCTGACCGGGGAGGGCACCACCGGACTCGGTAAGGCGCTCAAGCCGATCACGCATCCGTTGCGGGCCGACATCCCGATCATGCTGGGCGCCGAGGGACCCAAGAACGTCGCGTTGGCGGCCGAGATCTGTGACGGCTGGCTGCCGATCTTCTACACACCGCGCATGGCCGACACCTACAACGCGTGGCTCGACGAGGGCTTCTCACGGCCCGGCGCGCGTCGCACGCGCGAGACGTTCGAGATCTGCGCGACCGCGAACATCGTCATCACCGACGACCGGCCCGCGGCATTCGCGGCGATGAAGCCGTACCTGGCGTTGTACATGGGCGGCATGGGTGCCGAGGACACCAACTTCCACGCCGACGTATACCGGCGCATGGGCTACGGCGACGTGGTCGACGAGGTGACCCACCTGTTCCGGTCCGGCCGGAAAGACCAGGCCGCCGAGGTGATCCCGGATGAGGTGGTCGACGATGCCGCGATCGTCGGTGACGTCGCCCATGTGCGCGAACAGATCAAGGTGTGGGAAGCCGCGGGCGTGACCACCATGGTGGTCTCGGGGCGCAGCCCCGAGCACATCCGCGAGCTCGCCGCACTGGTGTAG